A region of the Panulirus ornatus isolate Po-2019 chromosome 65, ASM3632096v1, whole genome shotgun sequence genome:
tttgaaatattTCACATTTCCCATCATCTAAATCTACATTTTCCGTCCCTCATAACACTACCACTATCAAGTTGTTTAAtatcaaaaaaaatttcaaagcaTAATAGCAAATTTCCACACTTTAAAATCACTCTTACCATTGTCAACATGGAACACAGATAATATAATCAACGAAAATACGCGACCCCAACTAAAATTTCACTTATTCCCATTCAAAATACTACTACCTGAAAAGGTGATTCATTTGAGTTAGAATTCTAGTATCCTAAAATTATAGCTGCACTATATATTTCACATAACATATATGCTACCAAGGTtcttaatgaatatattcaactaATAACAAACATGATTAGCATGCTTACCAAGCACAAGCCTACCCACATTAGGTATCTAAGCTATCATGTCTTGACTTTGTTTAATTCTTGTTTTCAAATTTGCTGGCGTTTATATGCCAAACCAATGACATGCACAACACTTTAGCTGGAACTGAATACTTCTTGTCAATCACCTCGTCAATGAAAACATTTGCTAGGCTTCTCACGTCTGAGCCCAATACCAGTTTCATGACCACTTGTTGACAAAGTAGTTTAATGTATTTCAAACACTCTCTAACAATGCTAACGATACTTAGATAGAAAATATATGCTAACTTACTTAGTCAAGACATATTCATGCTATTACTGATTAACTATAGCAGTAAATCACTATTCAAAACAAGTGTTACTTCCATCAGCCATGTTGGTGGGGGTAATCTTGATCATTTGTCCGATTACTGGTAGTAACGAGTGACTCTTTCACCTAAAAAATTCGTGATCAAGAATACTAAAAAATACTGTAATCTaaacaaaacatatacaaataaCAAAGTATTACTATCATAAAAAGCCTTAAAGATACCTAAAACTCGAAAGTCAATGATGAAAGGAAGTCAAATATAATAACTTTCGGACAGATATAGAcgcaaaggagatggagtgatgatTGGTCAAGGGGATTGTTGTCATACCAGACTCCACTCTCATTGGTCGCTCTCAAGATTTATGAAGTGACACTCTTACATGTTTCTTCACCTGTTATCCTTTTTCATTTCCACTGTTTCATGAAAGCGGTTTTACAAATCATCTTAGTATATATCATTCAAATTATGATCAACATCTTATTAGGACGACTCAAAATAGAAAACATGATGAGACATTTATCTTTCAGTTCCACAGATAAGATTATCCTCTAGAAGACTGACTTCATAATGTAGGTATTATATAACAAAAAGAAATTTGCTTATATTGATGTATTATGACATAGAATGTGACATATACCATGCTGCCTTTCAACTAATCTTAGATTAAACATAAGCATTTTTTATCAATGATTCGGCGTCTTAATCATAAATGTATCATCTGAAGAAAAAATGCagcagcactatatatatatatatatatatatatatatatatatatatatatatatatatatatatatatatgtatatatatatatatatatatatatatatatatatatatatatatatatatatgtgtgtgtgtgtgtgtgtgtgtgtgtgtgtgtgtgtgtgcagacccgTACAAATGACCATTCACTCCGCACGGACGTTTGTTGAATAGGGAATTGTTTGTTCTGCCGAATGGCATAATTTCTATTCTCTGTTTGATTACGGAACTTAATTGTTCAAACATTAATCTCACACTAGATTTTAAACTGAATATAATCGTAGCCACGATAAGATAGCATAAGTTTAGTTGTTTTAGATGAATCATGTAATATTTATATTCCATTGTGCACAGTCTCCCTTGTTTTAGCAAATTGAGATAATCTCATAAAAAATATGGATGAAGTTTAATGTCATTTCTGGTTTGTACTATTCTGTTTAGAATACTAATCGCACCATGTTTACAACCACTTTTTTCAGaggtaaaagataagaaaaaacagTCCTCCCTGACGAGTCGAGCATAGTGGCCGGGTGTTCTCTTGTGCATGGCGCCAGTAGTACTTGACTCTTGAGCGTCCAGTCAGTTGTCGAGGTGTATTGGTAAGGAAGGGATGTACGGTCCGTACTTTATTTTGTTTTGGTGACTTGTGAATGGTTCGTACATTATGTTGCGATCAAGGAAGCCGTCATGGGTTGTATAGAAAGTAAGAAAATAATTGAAAATGTTTCTGGTGATATTAAGACAGTGTACCATATTGAAGATGTGTTTGGCGATGGAGCTGGAATCGAGACGGAAGTTAAGTGCGAGGTGAGGGCTGACGATGCTAGTATCCTTGCAGACAGGATCAGACATGATAAACATATTAAGAACAAGTATAAAGCGAAATATGACCCAAGAATTACGGCCAAGTACGAAATCAAGGCCTTGATTGGTAGCGGCACCTTCAGTAAGGTAGTGAGGGTAGAGAACAGACAGACTAAACAGCCTTATGCCATCAAGATTATCGAATCAAAAGAGGGTCGAGAGGCCTTTGAAGCGGAATTGGCAATCTTAAGACGAGTTAAATGTCCTTATATCATACAGTTAGTGGAAGTGTTTGAAAGCGTAGACAAAATCTACATGGTGATGGAGCTGGCGACTGGTGGGGACCTGTTCGACAAGATTTTGACCCGAGGACCGTTCACAGAGAAAGAGGCGGTGAAGGTCCTCAAGATGGTGCTGGAAGGGGTGAAGTACCTGCACAACCTGGGCATCACCCATCGTGATCTAAAGCCTGACAACCTCCTTTACTATCATCCAGGCACCGATTCTCGACTCATGATCACTGACTTCGGTCTCGCCCACACCAGAAAGTAAGTATTATTTTTCGTTATTAAACGCTTTCAGTTTAAATGGACAAAAAAACAGGACCCGACACAAAGGGTAGGATTCATATGACAAATTTGTACCATAGGTACGAATCAGCACCTCAACCTGGGATGTTTCGACTATGGGACGTATTTTTGGGTGGAAAGCCACGGGTAGTTTTTATCGTACTTTACGAAAATCCTATCAGGTGATATGTTATACATAATTGAGCTTTCCACCTGCGGCGAGTAGCCCCTTAAAAAGTTTTGATACGATATGCAAGGTGAAGTTTCTTGGTTTTGGAATTCCCTTATTCTTCATAAGTATTTGCTTTACAAAGAAATACAGTGCCATCAACCCCCCTCCGTCCAAAATGTAATCTTACCTAGTCTAACCCAACCTAATGTTCTGTAGATTGCTGCAGATGGAATTAAattttgataattatgatgaatCCGCTGGTTATTTTCATGGATACTCATGTTAGAATCCCCTGCCAATAAAGTAAAATAAGAGCTTAGAACCGTAGTCTATCAGGTAGAGGTACAGTGGTATCCATAAGTTACCAGCTAGAAAGATGTTTCTATATCGTTGGCCTTTCACCTAGTGATGCAGTTCTGTATCCGTAGCCTCTCTGCTAGAGATACGACCATGTATTCTCCCGGCCATTGACACGGTCCCCTACCAGTAATCTTCCAGCCAGAGATCCGGTCTTGTATCCCAAGTCATTCAGCCAGTGATACGGTCCAGTGGCCTTCCAGCTAGAGATACGGTCCAGTGCCCGAAGCTATCTAGTTAGAGATGTAGTCTCGGACCCCAACGTTCCGTACCCCAAATCTTCCAACATGGGATCGCTCTCATATTTTTAGTCACGGCcttaactataatgataatggatTTAACGACTGGCAAAACATGTTAAACTATAAGATTTTGTACTGAACATGGCGAGGAATCGGTGGACGAGTAGATGTGGTGGATGTTTCCACTGGTATGTGGCCATTCCATTAGTGAATGATGTAACAGTCAGTGTCTTGAATAGCTGGGCACATAATTGATTATATTTCGAAGTCAAAGTCTCTTCAATAGCTATCAGACAAAACTCTTTATTTCATAGCAGAAGAAGATAGGATGAATTGTTTAAAACAAGAAACTGTTGGATGCTAATAAATCTAGTCGATGTATGTCGGGGACAAGCTTACGTCATGGTAAATTAATTCTACAGAAATTTTTGCATTCTTGGAAAAGAAGTGAGTAAATATTCTTCAGAGGTTAAGCGCGCTGTTAGTCAAAAAGTATTTGGTTATATATTTTATGATTGTCAGTCTTTATTATCTTATCAGACTTTTACTGGATAGAATAGATTTTGACATTTAAATCTGTAGTGGTTTCACGACACTGTGGTAGGTATATATCAGATTAGTTTATTACTCGAAAGGAAGCGAGGAGTTTAACGGTTTTTATCAATATTGTACAAATATTGAAACTAATGTGAACGAAAACAGGTAGGCGACGACAGCAACCATCAAAACAAAGTCAGTTGAAATTAGCATGTATATAGTGGAAGGAAAGCTGTCTTATGAAGTATATATTTTACGTtgtgaaaaaaattatgtacCAAGGAGCTATTTTGGGTATGTTTGGTGCTCTATGTTTGGTGCTATAAAACGAAAGTTATGGTAGAGAGCAGtacagattaggttaggttatttgaTCCCTTAATCGCATACTGAAAGGTACAgatgtaagtatgaaagtgaagaaaggattaagggacagtatagtcTTCCTGACCCTGACTCATGCAGCCGAAATACAGACATGGAATGTGTCACAGGCTGAATTTAATGAAGAAAGAATTGAGGGTGTGTAGGTAAATAGTTGGTAGCCAGCCAACGACCAGGaaattaccagtactacccgcctgattatcaggaaggttagtgacatctgcttagtgagccagcactttagtggttgtcaagttgcactcccctaacccaggtagctttcttttctttctgcctctaacatgtggactattggcattctgtccacaaacatacagtctctccttgttatatgtaacatttaacaacacttaactcgtgctgctcattcttcgtaactcaagATTTTCTTGGGGTGAGCACTATGCGTTAGTCCTAccgtttggcaaaatggtaggagcagtagatagaagtaggtaGGACATTTAGGCCGGATTATTTGGTAGAAacaataggtaggagcattagatagaattaGTCATTAGGGACATttggtaggaacctctgcaaactgcactagacttgccctctgtcagtggcctgtcaagggtgaggcactgaattTTAAGTGGCACCGGAGTTCTTTCGTTATGGAGATTctgttgccttggccacccctttcCTCAACCCTCATATCCTTTCTGGTTGGTCTAGGACACGTGACGTCCTTGCCCAATGCACACCTGAACATCTCTGTCGTGCGTGCCATGCTGTTGTTTCTAATGGTAGATGGCAAACTGGGGAAGAGTCTTGAGCCCAgtatgtttaaggtgttctctgtTTTCGTGCATATTGCACCTttagatttcagaggtagtattttacatcGTCTTTCATGCGTGTCGTGCTTGTAGGATGTTGTTTCTTCGTGTAGATTGGGAACCATACTTTTTAAGCCGCCCACATACGATCAATTTTTTCGTCAATTAATTGATATCAATTTATTGACGTCAATAAAATTGAGGAAATCACTGTGCCCACACACGGTCAATGATTTTACTTCAATTTTCAGTTTGATTCATAATTTCGAGATGAAAGCATCTGTGGCTCTAGGAATAGTGCTTGCTCTGGACACTCCAAAGCGAAAGAAGAGGAGTAAGTGGGCGAAGAAATGGTAACTCTGTCGAAGGGAACTAGGACATACACGATTGCTGAGGGAATTAAGGGACGACGAGCCAGAGGATTACAGGAATTTCCTCAGAATGGACGCCGAATCTTACGACGAACTTCTAAATTTAGTGATGCCAATGATAGTCAACCAAATACTACCATGCGAGAAGCCATTTCTCCTAATGCGCGTCTCAGTATCACATTGCGATTTTTAGCCACTGGTAAGGATCTATAAACGATTATCTCCCTCATCATTTTACGctcactttctctttctctcttcttttcagccaTGATTACGATGACGACTCTTTCACTGCTGGGAAAACACTAAATTATTGATCAGTGTATTGACGCTTAGCCCACACACGCTCAATTTTATTGAAGACCCATCAATAAATATCAAAGGAGTTTTGATCTCGCACTGAATTGATTCAATGAAATTGTTTCAATTAAATTGATATCAATGTCCCCCACTCATGGTCAATTTTTCCATCAATTCATTGACGTCAATAAATTGATATCAATTAATTGACGAAGAAATTGATCGTGTGTGGGCGGCTTTATAGGATTATCCAGGTATAGATAATGATATGTCTCTTCAGTCTGCACTCCAAAGAAATATCAGAGATTTCAGCCGTTCCCAGTAATCCTTTACCACATTGAtttgggctgtgaaagatctatGAACGCTTTTTCATTCCGTAATTTCGCTTGTCGTGTAGGGTGATAATCTATATTTAGCTCGTGAAACAACTACCGCTTTGGTTTTTCCATCAAATTTtacttgtcttgaaggtccgtaggatccagcctgccatccttctgcatgaggtaACCGTTGTTTTGtagtgttcgctgaaggttaggtcgttagacattattactctaattttttttttcacattattcagCTGGTTTATGATATCAGTCTGTGTCTGTCCGATattgtggtatttttttttttatttcttcagttTCTTCATACGTAtggagttgaaacttatctccattgaaaagcatTTCGTTCTCCGTTGCCCTGTAAAGATTACATTTTATGCTCCTTTGTTGCCTTTCGTCATTTCCTAATATGATTTAcctacttattcttgtatcatctgcaaaggatgaatTGAAAATGTGGCTCGTTTTTGCATCattcagatataagaatgaggaacaggaaggCTGCAAATACAACTTCTTAGGTTACAACACTTTTTGTTGTGAAGGCACTGGATATAACATTGTACGTGTTGTGTGGTGACCTTTTAGTTGAAAAGTTATATATCCATCTCCCAACTTTTtccggttattcccatctttcgcatTTTATATGCCGTGaaaccatggtcacatttgtcagatgcttttgcaaaatctatGTAAATCACGTTAACCTTTTCTTTGTCTTCCAGACCTTCAACAATCATATCATAATGGTTAAACAACTGAGATGAGGTAAGATGTTGACGCCCTGataccatgttgtcctgggttatgtactgCATTGTGCACTGACGTAAATTCAGTCAGTTTGCCTCCGAGGGCTCTATCATCACAGATTTTAATGTCGTGCGATTTTAATGTTCACGGTCGATAGTTTTTAGGATGGCTTTACCTTTGTGAAGTGATATGGTCAGTGTCAGACTATCGGCAATGATGACAGAATCTACTCTTCTTTTTCTTGAGAAGATATTTAGTGGTGAAGGCGTCTTGTATTTCTgtatgaagactgagttccaaGAGCTGAACTTAGGGCTGAGGCTGAGCCTGGCCGTTCCCAGTGTCCCTCTGGaaatgtggtggtagtgttacgtaCTTAGCACATATGTGACTTGGCCGGTGACTGTTTAAGTCCCTTGGGATCATAAATCTTTAATGTTGTTTGTTCTTCACTTAGTGAGTACGACCGATTCATATTGCCATTTTAGGATCTCCCTCATCTTTTGGCAGGCGTCTGTGAAATTGACTGTTTTACATAGACTAAAGGAGTTTGTGGTCCTGGATTTGCGTTTTGTATATAAGTGAACGTTACTTCTAATTTATGGCTTTTTCATATTAATTCTTATTTATTCTGTTTCATACGACATTTGTACATCATGGTATGATAATTCACTAGATTGTTTTTCAGTTAGTGTATGAGCAGTGGCTTATTTGTAAGTTTTGCAGCTCTTTAATCCTTGTCGTAGATAGCTCCTCTTTACGTTCAAATCTAGACTGTAGGGAGGTTTACATTCTTATAATGTGACAGAACAGATcgggagtgtggtgaggtgttcATTATTATGATGTGTGGAATATGGAGGGACTGTGAGAAGGGGCTAATTCTTATGATGTGTAGGAAAATGCATTGACTGAGGAAGTTATGGGTACAAGCAAAGAGgtgttcattatcatgatgtgtgggtacaagTAGAGAGgtgttcattatcatgatgtgtgggtacaagCAGGGAGGTGTTCgttatcatgatgtgtgggtacaagCAGGGAGatgttcattatcatgatgtgtgggtacaagCAGGGAAGAGTTCgttatcatgatgtgtgggtacaagcatagGTGTTCATTATCGTGACGTGTGGGTACAAGAAGAGAGGTGTTCGTTACcatgatgtgtgggtacaagAGAGAGGTgttcatgatcatgatgtgtgggtacagGCAGAGAGgtgttcattatcatgatgtgtgggtacaagTAGGGAGgtgttcattatcatgatgtgtaGGTACAAGCAGGGAGGtattcattatcatgatgtgtgggtacaagcagataggtgttcattatcatgatgtgtgggtacaagCAGTCAGGTGTTCATTATCACGATGTGTGGGTACAAGCAGAGAGgtgttcattatcatgatgtgtgggtacaagTAGAGAGgtgttcattatcatgatgtgtgggtacaagaagagaggtgttcattatcatgatgtgtgggtacaagcagggaggtgttcattatcatgatgtgtggatgCAAGTAGAGAGGTGTTCATTATTATGATGTGTGAGTACAAGCAGGGAgtgttcattatcatgatgtgtgggtacaagcagggaggtgttcattatcatgatgtgtgggtacagGTAGGGAGgtgttcattatcatgatgtgtggatgCAAGTAGAGAGgtgttcattatcatgatgtgtgggtacaagcagggaggtgttcattatcatgatgtgtgggtacaagcagagaggtgttcattatcatgatgtgtggatgCAAGTAGTGAGgtgttcattatcatgatgtgtgggtacaagcagggaggtgttcattatcatgatgtgtgggtacaagcagagaggtgttcattatcatgatgtgtgggtacaagcagggaggtgttcattatcatgatgtgtgggcACAAGAAGAGAGgtgttcattatcatgatgtgtgggtacaagcagggaggtgttcattatcatgatgtgtggatgCAAGTAGTGAGgtgttcattatcatgatgtgtgggtacaagcagggaggtgttcattatcatgatgtgtggatgCAAGTAGTAGgtgttcattatcatgatgtgtgggtacaagcagggaggtgttcattatcatgatgtgtggatgCAAGTAGTGAGgtgttcattatcatgatgtgtgggtacaagCAGGGAGTGTTCATTATCATGATATTTGGGTACAGGTAGGGAGGTGTTCATTATCAGGATGTGTGAGTACAAGTAGGGAGGTGTTCAttgtcatgatgtgtgggtacaagCAGAGAGATGTTCATTATCATAATGTGTGGGTACAAGCAGAGAGGTGTTCATTGCCATGATGTGTTGGTACAAGCATAGAGgtgttcattatcatgatgtgtgggtacaagcagagaggtgttcattatcatgatgtgtgggtacaagCAATAAGGTGTTCATTATAAAGATGTTTGGGTTCAAGAAGAGAGGTGctcattatcatgatgtgtgggaACAAGCAGAGAGgtgttcattatcatgatgtgagggtacaagcagtgaggtgttcattatcatgatgtgtgggtacaagcagggaggtgttcattatcatgatgtgtgggtacaagcagggaggtgttcattatcatgatatgtggGTACAAGCAGAGAGgtgttcattatcatgatgtgtgggtacaagcagagaggtgttcattatcatgatgtgtgggtacaagCAATAAGGTGTTCATTATCAAGATGTTTGGGTTCAAGAAGAGAGGTGctcattatcatgatgtgtgggtacaagcagagaggtgttcattatcatgatgtgtgggtacaagCAGAGAGatgttcattatcatgatgtgtgggtacaagCAGAGAGGTATtcattatcatgatatgtggGTACAAGCAGAGAGGTGTttattatcatgatgtgtgggtacaagCAGAGAGatgttcattatcatgatgtgtgggtacaagcagagaggtgttcattatcatgatgtgtgggtacaagCAGAGAGatgttcattatcatgatgtgtgggtacaagcagagaggtgttcattatcatgatgtgtgggtacaagCAGAGAGatgttcattatcatgatgtgtgggtacaagCAGAGAGatgttcattatcatgatgtgtgggtacaagCAGAGAGATGTTCATTATCATGAGGTTATGTTGGTAATATGTTTCTTGTTTGGTGTCAGGTCAGTGGATGATGAGCTGATGAGCACCATATGTGGTACGCCTGAATACATCGCCCCAGAGATGGTGTCTCGTCATCTCTACACTAACGCTGTCGACCTGTGGGCAGTAGGGGTCATCTCATATATCTTGCTGCGCGGGGATTTTCCCTTCTTTGATGCTGATAGAATACGTTTATATAAGAAAATTCTCAAGGGAAAATACGCGCTCTCCGACGAGGTAGGTACCTCTTGATATTGTAATATGTATAAGGTTGTAACTATCAGACGAGGTAGTTATGCCTGGTGGATAAGTGTTGAGTGTATATATCCCCCACGGCTTAGCTGCTCTGCCACACATGTCCAATGCATTCTCAAAGTTCTCTAGTGTACATCTTTTACTGTTTGTGATGGCTGGTAGCAAAGCTTTAAAGAGGTTTacgctctctctgtctctctctctctctctctctctctctctctctctctctctctctctctctctctctctctctctctctctctctctgtatatggcACCTTAggatttcagaggtggtattttacagtcttccatgccagTACGATGTTATTTATCGAATGTGAGTTGGGAACCATTATACCTTCtatcattttccaggtatagatggtAGCTGCGCTCCAGGGAGTTTAGCCTGAGACATTTCAGTAATTTGTCCTTTACCACATTGATATGGGCTGTGAAGGATCTCTGAACACTCTCTTAACGCAGTTTTACCGCATTGAATCTTAGGACGCAACAACAATTTGTGGAAGAATTACCGCTTTGAATAACATCAACACTTGTGTTTTTCGCTTATCTTGAAGGTCcgtaggatccagcctgccatccttctgcatgaggtaACCGTTGTTTTGtagtgttcgctgaaggttaggtcgttagacattattactctaaattttttttttcacattattcagCTGGTTTATGACATCAGTCCGTGTTTGTCCGATattgtggtatttttttttttatttcttcagttTCTTCATACGTAtggagttgaaacttatctccattgaaaagcatTTCGTTCTCCGTTGCCCTGTAAAGATTACATTTTATGCTCCTTTGTTGCCTTTCGTCATTTCCTAATATGATTTAcctacttattcttgtatcatctgcaaaggatgaatTGAAAATGTGGCTCGTTTTTGCATCattcagatataagaatgaggaacaggaaggCTGCAAATACAACTTCTTAGGTTACAACACTTTTTGTTGTGAAGGCACTGGATATAACATTGTACGTGTTGTGTGGTGACCTTTTAGTTGAAAAGTTATATATCCATCTCCCAACTTTTtccggttattcccatctttcgcatTTTATATGCCGTGaaaccatggtcacatttgtcagatgcttttgcaaaatctatGTAAATCACGTTAACCTTTTCTTTGTCTTCCAGACCTTCAACAATCATATCATAATGGTTAAACAACTGAGATGGGGTAAGATGTTGACGCCCTGataccatgttgtcctgggttatgtactgCATTGTGCACTGACGTAAATTCAGTCAGTTTGCCTCCGAGGGCTCTATCATCACAGATTTTAATGTCGTGCGATTTTAATGTTCACGGTCGATAGTTTTTAGGATGGCTTTACCTTTGTGAAGTGATATGGTCAGTGTCAGACTATCGGCAATGATGACAGAATCTACTCTTCTTTTTCTTGAGAAGATATTTAGTGGTGAAGGCGTCTTGTATTTCTgtatgaagactgagttccaaGAGCTGAACTTAGGGCTGAGGCTGAGCCTGGCCGTTCCCAGTGTCCCTCTGGaaatgtggtggtagtgttacgtaCTTAGCACATATGTGACTTGGCCGGTGACTGTTTAAGTCTCTTGGGATCATAAATCTTTAATGTTGTTTGTATTTTTCTCAGTACTAATGCTTATTGCTTTTATTGAATCTCACTCATCTGGCAGTCGTCTGCTGAAATACATTCCCTTTTAACTTAGTGTGGTCTGATCGTGTGATCTTAgctagtatggtgtcagattgtGTGGTCTTAGCTAATATGGTCTTAGCATTTTTAGCTAGAGTTATCTTATATTTGCATTTTGCTcatgagaaaatatattttggtTTATAGTTCATTTCTATGTGTTTCACatgatttttttatgttttagtgTAACATGTATGGTGGGTGACTCCCCTTCGAATAGAAAGAGTTTATGTATGGCAGGGTAATGACCACTCTTATGATGCTAGCATATGGAAGGTAAACACGCATGTGTGACTGTTGCCAGTCAGAGTGAGGGCTCATGACCCCTGCAAATTTAAGGTATGCTCCTGTCTACACTTTCTTGTGTGACTTGTTACCAACGAAAGGGAGGAGGGCTCAGGTTATAGTGAACTTGCCCTTCCCAATACCCCATCTAAATCGAGGAATATCTCGTCTCCTACCTACCCGTGGGATGATCCATTAGGTAGTAGGTTTTACACTTTGGCATCCTCTTACCCGCAAGTTGAGATCCCCTACCTCGGGCATGTCAACGTTCACtagagggaatggttgaattcctcccatacggatggtggaggaattgaagtgctcacgttctccattctcagtgatgtAGAGCAAACTATCTTCCAACCTAcctatattcctgaccgctgttgACCATTCTTCTAATGTTCTGTTTTTCACTTCAAGTTCATCCTGCTGTAAGcaactacacaatctcgcccccagttggttcatctgatcgcACTTTCGTAAATGCAGCTATTTTAACGGCAtctacccctccagcagccccttttaaGCGTAAATAGTGGCACCTTTACAAATCTGACATAAGATAATTTAACGTGATtccttttctgactttccatTGTGTGAATATCTggctctcatgtggtgatgcttctgtttccGCTGGACGCATACCAGGATTATTTTtgcggaaatggaagcatttatcccctcttcctccaagatgacctcctcTTCCAGTGCATAGGTGAACCGTTCCTGTTCTGCGGCCactcaggcaagggatcaagcatatcgggcttggacAAACTCCTTCCTTTAACTCCCCTTTCAGCTTTTATAactgcccataatcattgcaagcacgttatccgtcaAACAAAGCCTTCCTTCATTTCAAGGAAGTGCTATAACCTCTCCTCgttatccactgataggtctttc
Encoded here:
- the LOC139746665 gene encoding serine/threonine-protein kinase H1 homolog, whose translation is MGCIESKKIIENVSGDIKTVYHIEDVFGDGAGIETEVKCEVRADDASILADRIRHDKHIKNKYKAKYDPRITAKYEIKALIGSGTFSKVVRVENRQTKQPYAIKIIESKEGREAFEAELAILRRVKCPYIIQLVEVFESVDKIYMVMELATGGDLFDKILTRGPFTEKEAVKVLKMVLEGVKYLHNLGITHRDLKPDNLLYYHPGTDSRLMITDFGLAHTRKSVDDELMSTICGTPEYIAPEMVSRHLYTNAVDLWAVGVISYILLRGDFPFFDADRIRLYKKILKGKYALSDEVWEEVSESGRDFVRRVLEVDPHLRMTAVEALRHQWILANHHSRTTQSQSPGGTWSHRSSSHSSGSTRSASSLRTVRRRVKPQELERLSHSLHPSLSHPTQQPTYMA